The proteins below are encoded in one region of Nitrosomonas ureae:
- a CDS encoding PIG-L deacetylase family protein — protein sequence MKQFIAKLQQAKIAQLGLCPLPTPLTPIHNGKILVFAPHPDDEILGCGGTLALLRQKGCSIKVIFVTDGSGAGSLDADAPLIRRKEAIESLATLGINDMEFLDEPDGGFRNSSQFETTVDTLLHQFNPDWLFLPSVLDYHRDHVAIGHAVLNCWQRCETSSRAFIYEIWSPLPATRVVDITPVINLKKQAISCYALPLSHCNYLSAIIGLASYRGLFLPKKEEESYAEAFVEAEKKGSLSGLQYRMLKLRIYLENLLRN from the coding sequence ATGAAGCAATTTATCGCCAAGCTACAGCAGGCTAAAATAGCCCAACTAGGGCTTTGTCCATTGCCAACACCGCTTACTCCTATCCACAACGGGAAAATACTCGTTTTCGCCCCGCACCCGGATGACGAAATCCTAGGCTGCGGCGGTACACTGGCTTTACTGCGACAAAAAGGATGCTCTATCAAAGTTATTTTCGTCACCGATGGTTCCGGTGCCGGCAGCCTTGATGCCGACGCCCCTCTCATTCGACGTAAGGAAGCGATCGAATCGTTAGCGACATTGGGGATTAATGATATGGAATTCCTCGACGAGCCTGACGGCGGTTTTCGCAACTCCTCTCAGTTTGAAACCACAGTTGATACGCTCCTGCATCAATTCAACCCGGATTGGCTGTTCCTGCCTTCGGTACTGGATTATCATCGCGACCATGTCGCCATAGGCCATGCTGTTTTAAACTGCTGGCAGCGCTGTGAAACATCATCGCGTGCGTTTATTTATGAAATTTGGAGTCCGCTTCCTGCTACCCGGGTGGTGGATATCACCCCGGTAATTAATCTTAAGAAACAAGCCATATCCTGTTATGCGTTACCCCTTTCTCACTGTAATTATCTTTCTGCAATCATCGGACTAGCCAGCTATCGCGGCCTTTTTCTCCCTAAAAAAGAAGAGGAAAGTTATGCAGAGGCCTTTGTAGAGGCAGAAAAAAAGGGCTCCCTCAGTGGCTTGCAGTATAGAATGTTAAAATTGAGAATCTACCTCGAAAATCTTTTAAGAAACTAA
- a CDS encoding glycosyltransferase, whose product MVTRETRSDQRYGLGRSLAPIVEEFQRRGVEVGYLCQADLGRRAILWQQRLLALLNCLPGIKNTPTHFPALFQVLLERFNMGRLAAKLAVTQKYTHVHCHDPYIAMSLRFFLRFYLDHKPVWGITEHGFGCYTQAIHEDGVHLGHRVMRFMRHREANILRAAFWVIAPTRRGVSQIAHDLAIHPLPAHWHHLVHARPVVNRYSRKDARNRLSWNESAIYILSIGRISPVKQYPLLIEACAKLKLEKEPQLVILGEGDHSTLQKLAQQSGLTREILFAVAEDIGLYLCAADLYVSASASESFGLANLEALVAGTAAVCTAVGGVPEVAKDGALLSEPTIDALAETMQRMLNDPKMRETIAQQGLARANAWPDIIEITDRYEAIYRQATAG is encoded by the coding sequence ATGGTTACACGTGAAACCCGTTCGGATCAGCGTTACGGTCTCGGACGCAGCTTGGCGCCCATTGTTGAGGAATTTCAGCGCCGCGGAGTCGAGGTGGGCTATCTTTGCCAAGCCGACTTAGGGCGACGCGCTATACTCTGGCAACAACGCCTCCTGGCTTTATTAAATTGCTTACCCGGCATCAAAAACACACCCACCCATTTCCCCGCATTGTTCCAGGTTCTGCTGGAACGCTTTAATATGGGACGTCTTGCCGCAAAACTGGCAGTTACGCAGAAATATACCCACGTACACTGCCACGATCCCTATATCGCCATGAGTTTGCGCTTTTTCCTGCGATTCTATCTCGATCACAAGCCAGTGTGGGGCATCACCGAACATGGTTTCGGTTGTTATACTCAAGCCATTCACGAAGATGGCGTGCATCTGGGTCATCGCGTGATGCGTTTCATGCGCCATCGGGAAGCCAACATACTACGCGCTGCTTTCTGGGTAATCGCACCCACTCGCCGCGGCGTCTCTCAGATTGCACACGATCTGGCTATTCATCCGCTACCTGCTCATTGGCATCATTTGGTTCACGCACGTCCCGTAGTGAACCGCTACAGCCGGAAGGATGCGAGGAATCGTCTCAGTTGGAACGAGTCTGCGATTTATATATTAAGTATTGGCCGCATCTCCCCGGTCAAGCAATATCCCTTACTCATCGAAGCCTGTGCCAAGCTTAAGCTAGAAAAAGAACCCCAGTTAGTTATTCTGGGTGAAGGCGATCATAGTACTTTACAAAAACTGGCTCAGCAATCAGGACTTACGCGTGAGATCCTGTTCGCAGTGGCTGAAGATATCGGTTTATATCTTTGTGCCGCCGACTTGTATGTCAGCGCTTCAGCCTCTGAATCTTTCGGATTGGCAAACCTTGAAGCACTCGTAGCAGGCACAGCGGCGGTATGCACCGCTGTAGGCGGCGTACCCGAAGTGGCAAAAGACGGCGCACTATTATCAGAACCCACTATTGACGCCTTGGCGGAAACTATGCAGCGCATGCTGAATGACCCGAAAATGCGCGAAACAATTGCACAGCAGGGGCTGGCACGAGCTAACGCGTGGCCGGATATCATTGAAATTACGGATAGGTATGAAGCAATTTATCGCCAAGCTACAGCAGGCTAA
- a CDS encoding GNAT family N-acetyltransferase, which produces MTKSINNNSIQSTQHYRQATHATASMTAALPSPCEALAFPFNIYAHALQLHEGMASDLHFGLFQNDKISMRTAQQSTHELLRSKLPPSPCRILEVGIDSGTTSSLLNQPDYEVFSITVDTQQAERFKRNAKPQASAQYQSLETINTEAKGFDIVLFKESAQYIDQLEIINKALDLLSPSGQLIVMGEFALKHNTTDLENLHLLKNMIMLAERSGFELIENLDLSVLAAPTFDYLLQAISTYRQRLIKDLFLNPEQLTQLEQSNRINREKYTNGEYGYALLRFRKKTAPRWHLQLLKENQKHKLFDLFKKTFNHTMTPATWQWKYGANTSHALGVWQKDKLIAHYGGVARQILFFGQPQTAVQIADVMVDTSERGILTRKGPFFLMTAAFLEHYIGYGKPYLIGFGFPNERHMKIAERHGLYGEVGKMVEITWPPLSKFPHWRTRLLPITPLDNNAPITLIVNECWQQMANDLQTALVGVRDWAYIQHRYLNHPTQHYQVVLIKNRGSDQTRGVLILRYDAHGCEIVDFIAPLAEIPLLVLHARRLAGINGQQRLFCRITENFAAHFAVAGGTRKTLDIRIPASTWDNAPSIDSLRNHWWLMSGDADFR; this is translated from the coding sequence ATGACTAAATCCATTAATAACAATTCGATACAAAGCACTCAGCATTATCGCCAAGCTACTCATGCAACTGCTTCAATGACAGCAGCTTTACCCTCTCCCTGTGAGGCTCTGGCGTTTCCATTCAATATATACGCCCATGCATTGCAGCTGCATGAAGGCATGGCTTCGGATTTACATTTCGGCTTGTTCCAAAACGACAAAATCAGTATGCGGACAGCGCAGCAATCTACGCATGAACTACTGCGATCAAAGCTGCCGCCATCTCCCTGCCGTATTCTGGAAGTGGGGATAGACTCAGGAACAACCTCATCCCTGCTCAACCAACCGGATTATGAGGTCTTTAGCATTACGGTCGATACGCAGCAAGCCGAACGATTCAAAAGGAATGCAAAGCCACAAGCTTCTGCCCAATATCAGTCACTGGAAACTATTAATACCGAAGCGAAGGGCTTCGATATTGTTTTATTTAAGGAATCAGCGCAATACATTGATCAGCTGGAAATTATTAATAAAGCACTGGATCTGTTATCGCCCTCGGGGCAATTGATCGTAATGGGCGAATTTGCACTGAAGCACAATACTACAGACTTAGAAAATCTCCATTTACTCAAAAATATGATCATGCTGGCCGAGCGATCGGGGTTTGAGTTGATTGAAAACTTGGATTTATCCGTGTTAGCGGCACCTACCTTCGATTACTTGTTACAGGCCATTTCAACATACCGGCAACGGCTGATCAAGGATCTTTTTCTTAACCCCGAACAACTGACACAACTGGAACAATCCAACCGGATTAATCGGGAAAAATATACCAACGGGGAGTATGGCTACGCTTTGTTGCGTTTCAGAAAAAAAACAGCACCTCGATGGCACTTGCAGCTTCTCAAGGAGAACCAAAAACATAAGCTGTTTGATTTGTTCAAGAAAACATTCAATCACACTATGACACCCGCTACCTGGCAATGGAAATATGGTGCAAACACAAGCCATGCACTGGGTGTATGGCAGAAAGATAAGCTGATTGCTCACTACGGCGGTGTTGCCCGACAGATTCTATTTTTTGGACAACCCCAAACAGCGGTACAAATTGCGGATGTCATGGTTGATACCAGCGAACGGGGCATACTCACACGAAAAGGACCTTTTTTCCTGATGACGGCTGCCTTTCTGGAACATTACATTGGTTATGGCAAACCTTATCTAATCGGCTTTGGATTTCCAAACGAACGCCACATGAAGATTGCGGAGCGGCACGGATTATATGGTGAAGTTGGAAAAATGGTCGAGATCACCTGGCCACCGTTATCGAAATTTCCCCATTGGCGCACCCGATTACTTCCTATCACTCCATTAGATAATAATGCACCAATTACGCTCATCGTTAATGAGTGCTGGCAGCAAATGGCTAATGATTTGCAAACTGCATTAGTCGGTGTTCGCGACTGGGCTTATATACAACATCGCTATCTTAATCATCCTACCCAGCATTATCAGGTCGTATTGATAAAAAACCGCGGTAGCGACCAAACACGAGGGGTGCTGATACTGCGCTATGACGCTCACGGGTGCGAAATCGTCGACTTCATCGCGCCATTGGCCGAGATTCCTCTTCTTGTTCTGCACGCTCGAAGATTGGCAGGCATTAATGGCCAGCAACGATTGTTTTGTCGTATCACGGAAAACTTTGCCGCCCATTTCGCAGTCGCCGGCGGTACCCGAAAAACGCTGGATATTCGCATTCCCGCCAGCACCTGGGATAACGCGCCATCGATTGATTCTTTACGTAACCATTGGTGGCTGATGTCCGGCGATGCGGACTTTCGCTAA
- a CDS encoding ABC transporter ATP-binding protein, with translation MSFNTSGYEPAINVVKLSKCYQLYQHPRDRLKQFLWPHRWWGSRQYYRELWALNDIDLTIMPGEVVGIVGQNGSGKSTLLQLICGTSTPTYGEVQVNGRIAALLELGAGFNPEFTGRENVMMSAAIMGLNQVEIAERIEQIIDFSGVRDFIDQPVKTYSSGMYVRLAFSVAINVDPDILIIDEALSVGDGAFARKSFTRIMQMRDAGKTILFCSHSLFQVESLCARAIWLNKGKMILDGESAQVVSAYQSFLDQNTANPAAETYFAGKNVPIPHKKQPSGNAHLEKVQLIADDACTPHADIASGQSNILINIGFASDPALPCPNIAMTLHAKDGRIITSTATWEDQFAIQRSPDGSGQLCLRLERLPLLKGEYLVNIYLLCERGLHLYDSAEAIATLQVTQAGRLQGYFSIPHQWENNTIIQND, from the coding sequence ATGTCCTTTAACACTTCGGGCTATGAGCCAGCCATTAATGTCGTGAAACTATCCAAATGCTATCAGCTGTATCAGCACCCCAGAGATCGTTTAAAACAATTTTTGTGGCCGCACCGATGGTGGGGTTCGCGACAATATTACCGCGAGCTGTGGGCTCTAAACGATATCGACTTAACGATAATGCCTGGAGAAGTGGTAGGCATCGTAGGTCAAAACGGCTCAGGAAAATCGACACTGCTGCAACTGATTTGCGGCACCTCAACCCCCACCTACGGTGAAGTGCAGGTGAACGGCCGTATCGCTGCTTTACTGGAACTCGGTGCCGGATTCAACCCGGAGTTTACCGGGCGCGAGAATGTCATGATGAGCGCAGCCATCATGGGGTTAAATCAAGTGGAAATTGCTGAGCGCATCGAACAGATAATCGATTTCTCAGGTGTGCGTGATTTTATTGATCAACCCGTAAAAACATATTCCAGCGGCATGTATGTACGCTTGGCATTTTCTGTTGCCATCAATGTCGACCCGGATATCCTGATCATCGATGAAGCTTTATCGGTGGGAGATGGCGCGTTTGCCCGCAAATCATTTACCCGCATCATGCAAATGCGCGATGCGGGTAAAACTATCTTGTTTTGTTCCCACTCGCTGTTTCAGGTTGAATCTTTATGCGCCCGTGCAATCTGGCTCAATAAAGGCAAGATGATATTAGACGGCGAATCCGCCCAGGTGGTATCGGCCTATCAGTCATTTTTGGATCAAAACACAGCTAACCCGGCAGCCGAAACGTATTTTGCAGGCAAGAACGTCCCGATACCGCACAAAAAGCAACCATCCGGCAATGCGCATCTGGAAAAAGTGCAACTCATCGCTGATGACGCCTGCACACCGCATGCCGATATCGCCAGCGGCCAATCCAATATTCTGATAAATATAGGTTTTGCTTCAGATCCCGCACTCCCGTGCCCGAATATCGCCATGACGCTACATGCCAAAGATGGCCGGATCATCACCAGTACAGCCACATGGGAAGATCAGTTCGCGATTCAACGATCTCCCGATGGATCGGGGCAACTTTGCCTCCGGCTGGAACGATTGCCACTCCTTAAAGGAGAATATCTGGTCAATATCTATTTATTGTGTGAACGTGGCCTGCATCTGTATGATTCAGCAGAAGCTATTGCAACCTTACAAGTAACACAAGCAGGACGCCTGCAGGGATATTTTTCAATTCCTCACCAATGGGAAAACAATACCATCATTCAGAATGACTAA
- a CDS encoding beta strand repeat-containing protein codes for MAISKEQETEVLKVTAGLFNAAPGGDYLTEMANMVEGGMTIPQLADFLAAHPLFTNGIMGGRVTTEDQVEALMNNFGLVADGVEGSAATQAEDFFTGQIDSGVGFGAIIVEAVTFLSQDPATLPAEFADTAALLSNKALVAELYSKEHSSADLAKLQSILGGVTASTPTTEEDAMAYLDSIGEGANVGGTLALTFGADILTGGAGNDTFIASIVNDGAGTLVNSLENLDILDGAAGRDTLNATLDGDTISPAISNLEVINVRAVTSSSVDFGDTTGAEQIWNNVSSSLQTLTFTTAPIAATFGIRNTRSTTDIDTFDDVTGTEDNLNLAAVGAGNDTTNAVVDSSTDAAAIETMSIAATGDNFLDVAAFSAITGLTVTGKGTLSAVVDTTALETVDASGSTGGVTVDLSAATLDLTVTGGAGNDDVTAGTGDDTIDLGAGDDRVAFATGTIDGNDTVEGGDEGEDTLAIDGDDVASLDGTVQTGFEVLELTTATGAVTFDNADFGVTKVVLSGDVTSAGDLTIDNFEAGTLEIQATQTANNILVTSVGAEDNLAVLINADAAVAVNGLDVTGVETVSVTTTADTDDTTFTAIETDGVTGLTFAGAGDVIITDITDADNTNNGATKIGAIDLIGQTGGVQMAANSLGYGTTFTLANLGETAAGTFDFDDVNGGDEASELFGATGFRDRFEFTTEFTGDVAISDIEVGGDVTDDKIDLSAFGLASDDDLTITDVAAGVLIENDAFGGGRILLVGVTGADVNASDFIFS; via the coding sequence ATGGCTATATCGAAAGAGCAGGAAACTGAAGTTCTGAAGGTGACAGCAGGTTTATTCAACGCAGCACCGGGTGGTGATTATTTAACCGAAATGGCAAATATGGTGGAAGGTGGTATGACCATTCCACAATTAGCAGACTTTTTGGCTGCGCATCCATTATTTACTAACGGTATTATGGGCGGAAGAGTAACAACTGAAGATCAAGTTGAAGCTTTAATGAATAATTTTGGTTTAGTGGCTGATGGTGTTGAAGGTAGTGCAGCTACTCAAGCTGAAGATTTCTTTACAGGGCAAATCGACTCTGGTGTGGGCTTTGGTGCAATCATTGTTGAGGCAGTGACATTTCTCTCACAAGATCCTGCTACGTTACCGGCAGAATTTGCGGACACAGCAGCATTGTTATCAAATAAAGCGTTAGTTGCTGAACTGTATTCAAAAGAGCATTCTTCCGCTGATCTGGCAAAATTGCAATCAATCTTAGGCGGTGTGACAGCAAGTACTCCTACAACTGAAGAAGATGCTATGGCTTATTTGGATAGCATTGGTGAAGGTGCGAATGTAGGCGGTACACTTGCATTGACTTTTGGTGCTGATATCCTTACCGGTGGTGCTGGAAATGACACTTTCATAGCGAGTATCGTGAATGATGGTGCGGGTACTCTGGTAAATAGTCTTGAGAATCTGGATATTCTCGATGGTGCCGCCGGTCGCGATACATTAAATGCTACTCTTGACGGAGACACTATTTCTCCAGCCATTTCAAATTTGGAAGTCATCAATGTTCGTGCAGTTACCAGTTCATCTGTTGATTTTGGTGATACCACAGGTGCCGAGCAAATTTGGAATAATGTATCTTCGTCTCTTCAAACACTGACTTTTACCACTGCTCCAATTGCAGCTACTTTTGGTATTAGAAATACCCGATCTACTACCGACATCGATACTTTTGATGATGTAACCGGTACTGAGGATAATTTGAATTTGGCAGCCGTGGGTGCTGGTAACGATACAACAAATGCAGTGGTTGATTCATCAACCGATGCGGCTGCTATCGAAACCATGAGTATTGCTGCAACGGGTGATAACTTCCTTGATGTGGCAGCATTTTCCGCGATAACAGGTTTGACAGTAACGGGTAAAGGTACATTATCGGCTGTTGTTGATACGACTGCGTTGGAAACAGTGGATGCATCTGGCAGCACAGGTGGCGTGACTGTTGATCTGAGCGCTGCGACACTTGATTTGACTGTTACAGGTGGTGCTGGTAATGACGATGTTACCGCAGGTACAGGCGATGACACCATTGATCTGGGTGCAGGTGATGATAGAGTGGCTTTTGCGACCGGTACCATTGATGGCAATGATACTGTTGAAGGTGGTGATGAAGGTGAAGATACACTGGCCATTGACGGTGATGATGTTGCTAGCTTGGATGGTACTGTCCAAACCGGTTTTGAAGTGCTGGAATTGACCACAGCAACGGGTGCCGTTACCTTCGACAACGCTGATTTTGGAGTAACAAAAGTTGTTTTATCCGGTGATGTAACGAGTGCCGGTGATTTGACCATCGATAATTTCGAAGCCGGTACGCTAGAAATTCAGGCTACTCAAACAGCAAATAATATTCTGGTAACTTCAGTGGGTGCGGAAGATAATCTGGCAGTCCTGATCAATGCTGATGCTGCTGTTGCAGTCAACGGGCTTGATGTGACTGGCGTTGAAACTGTTTCTGTAACCACAACGGCTGATACCGATGACACAACGTTCACTGCAATTGAAACCGATGGCGTGACAGGTCTGACATTTGCCGGCGCAGGTGATGTAATTATTACCGATATTACCGATGCCGATAATACCAATAATGGCGCCACGAAGATCGGTGCAATTGATCTGATCGGTCAAACCGGTGGTGTTCAAATGGCTGCAAACAGCTTGGGTTATGGTACTACATTTACACTAGCTAATTTGGGCGAGACCGCAGCGGGGACTTTTGACTTTGATGACGTCAATGGGGGGGATGAGGCTTCCGAGTTGTTTGGGGCTACGGGCTTCCGTGATAGATTCGAATTTACTACCGAGTTTACCGGCGATGTGGCGATTAGCGATATCGAAGTAGGTGGTGATGTGACTGATGATAAAATTGATTTGTCAGCTTTTGGTCTAGCGTCAGATGATGATTTGACAATTACCGACGTTGCTGCTGGTGTATTGATAGAAAATGATGCATTTGGTGGTGGACGGATTTTGCTGGTAGGTGTAACGGGTGCTGATGTTAATGCAAGCGACTTTATTTTCTCATAA
- the pyrF gene encoding orotidine-5'-phosphate decarboxylase, which produces MHEPRIIVALDFPDGKSALRLAHQLDPQLCRLKVGKELFTATGPQLIEQLMARGFDVFLDLKFHDIPNTVAKACQAAADLGVWMVNVHALGGRKMLQAARKAITPGTTKLIAVTLLTSMDQDDLADIGLSGQPAQIVNRLARLAYECELDGVVCSALEAAHLRQQLGEHFCLVTPGIRPHDNNADDQRRIMTPQQAIRNGANYLVIGRPITQASDPLVTLQEIFASIS; this is translated from the coding sequence ATGCATGAACCCCGCATTATTGTAGCGCTGGATTTCCCCGATGGTAAAAGCGCCTTACGGTTAGCGCATCAGCTTGATCCCCAATTATGCCGTTTGAAAGTCGGAAAGGAGCTGTTCACCGCGACCGGCCCACAACTCATCGAGCAACTCATGGCAAGAGGATTCGATGTATTTCTTGATCTTAAATTCCACGATATTCCCAATACGGTTGCCAAAGCTTGCCAGGCTGCTGCTGATCTGGGCGTATGGATGGTCAATGTGCATGCGCTGGGAGGCCGCAAAATGCTTCAGGCTGCGCGGAAAGCAATAACTCCCGGCACAACAAAACTGATCGCGGTCACGTTGCTCACCAGCATGGATCAGGATGATCTTGCTGATATCGGTTTATCCGGCCAACCTGCGCAGATCGTCAACCGCCTGGCACGGTTAGCTTACGAATGCGAACTGGACGGCGTTGTTTGCTCCGCACTGGAAGCCGCCCATCTACGACAGCAATTGGGTGAGCACTTCTGTTTGGTAACACCGGGTATTCGACCGCACGACAATAATGCGGATGATCAGCGAAGAATTATGACGCCACAGCAGGCCATCCGGAATGGCGCCAACTATCTGGTTATCGGTAGGCCAATTACACAAGCATCAGATCCGCTCGTTACATTACAGGAAATATTCGCAAGCATTTCTTAG
- a CDS encoding LapA family protein, whose translation MMNLVAWLFRIVVFVILAVFASKNSHPVMLQYTLDQSIELPLSVVLLISFALGALITMIVVRCRCNSND comes from the coding sequence ATGATGAATCTAGTTGCCTGGCTTTTTCGTATTGTAGTCTTTGTAATACTTGCGGTATTTGCATCCAAAAACTCGCATCCTGTCATGCTCCAGTACACCCTGGATCAGTCTATCGAACTACCCCTCAGTGTTGTGCTTTTGATTTCCTTTGCACTGGGCGCGCTTATCACTATGATTGTTGTTCGATGCCGATGTAACTCGAACGATTAA
- a CDS encoding integration host factor subunit beta yields the protein MTKSELITRLAARFPQLVAKDAELSVKTIIDAMAQSLASGHRIEIRGFGSFDLNYRPPRIGRNPKSGEKVKVPEKYVPHFKAGKEMRERVDYTDKK from the coding sequence ATGACGAAATCTGAATTAATTACCCGGCTTGCAGCACGCTTCCCCCAACTGGTTGCAAAAGATGCAGAGTTGTCAGTCAAAACGATTATTGATGCCATGGCTCAAAGTCTGGCCAGTGGCCATCGTATAGAAATACGCGGTTTTGGCAGTTTCGATTTGAACTATAGGCCGCCCCGTATCGGGCGCAATCCCAAGTCAGGCGAAAAAGTCAAAGTCCCGGAGAAATATGTGCCGCACTTTAAAGCGGGCAAGGAAATGCGTGAACGGGTGGACTATACGGATAAGAAATAG
- the rpsA gene encoding 30S ribosomal protein S1, with product MTNASTATQQSPESFAALFEESLSRQEMRIGEVITAEVVRVDYNIVIVNAGLKSESFIPVEEFKNDRGEIEVKPGDFISVAIESLEDGYGETRLSRDKAKRLTAWHDLEQAMESGKIVTGMVNGKVKGGLTAMINGIRAFLPGSLVDIRPVKDTTPYENKEMEFKVIKLDRKRNNVVVSRRAVLEATQGADRETLLSNLQEGAVVQGVVKNITDYGAFVDLGGIDGLLHITDLAWRRVKHPSEVVNIGDEVTAKVLKFDQEKNRVSLGMKQLSEDPWVGLSRRYPARTRLFGKVTNLTDYGAFIEIEQGIEGLVHVSEMDWTNKNVYPSKIVQLGDEVEVMILEIDEERRRISLGMKQCQANPWEEFAATHDKNAKVRGQIKSITDFGVFIGLPGNIDGLVHLSDLSWHQPGEEAVLNYKKGDEVEAMILSIDVERERISLGIKQMEGDPFTSFVAENDKNSIVTGTVKSIDPKGAVIALTNDIEGYLRASEVSRDRVEDIRTFLKEGDTVETMIINVDRKNRTINLSIKAKDKSDESSAMQKIKAPANAGTTSLGALLKAKMDSKNTEQ from the coding sequence ATGACTAATGCTTCCACTGCAACTCAACAATCCCCCGAAAGTTTCGCCGCACTCTTTGAAGAAAGCCTCTCACGGCAGGAAATGCGTATTGGTGAAGTCATCACCGCCGAGGTCGTTCGCGTTGATTACAATATTGTAATTGTTAACGCCGGACTTAAATCCGAAAGCTTTATTCCTGTTGAAGAATTTAAAAATGACCGGGGTGAGATTGAAGTTAAACCCGGTGATTTTATCAGTGTTGCCATCGAATCCCTTGAAGATGGCTATGGCGAAACCCGCCTTTCCCGTGATAAGGCTAAACGCCTGACCGCTTGGCATGATTTGGAACAGGCAATGGAAAGCGGCAAGATTGTGACTGGCATGGTTAACGGCAAGGTTAAGGGTGGCCTGACTGCGATGATTAATGGTATTCGGGCCTTTCTGCCAGGTTCCCTGGTCGACATTCGTCCTGTTAAAGACACCACGCCTTATGAAAATAAGGAAATGGAATTCAAAGTCATCAAGTTGGACCGGAAACGCAATAACGTAGTAGTTTCACGTCGCGCTGTACTGGAAGCGACACAAGGCGCGGATCGGGAAACCTTGTTATCCAATCTGCAGGAAGGCGCGGTGGTTCAAGGGGTGGTAAAAAATATCACGGACTATGGCGCATTTGTTGATTTGGGCGGCATCGATGGCTTATTGCACATTACCGACCTGGCATGGCGCCGGGTTAAACACCCTTCCGAAGTCGTCAATATCGGCGATGAAGTCACCGCCAAAGTGCTTAAGTTCGACCAGGAAAAGAATCGTGTTTCACTGGGGATGAAGCAGTTGAGCGAAGATCCCTGGGTAGGTTTGTCGCGCCGTTATCCGGCACGCACTCGCTTGTTCGGCAAAGTGACCAACCTGACAGACTACGGCGCTTTTATCGAGATCGAACAAGGTATCGAAGGATTGGTGCATGTTTCAGAAATGGATTGGACCAACAAAAATGTTTATCCTTCCAAGATCGTGCAACTGGGCGATGAAGTTGAAGTCATGATCCTCGAAATCGACGAAGAACGTCGCCGTATCTCATTGGGCATGAAGCAATGCCAGGCTAATCCATGGGAAGAATTTGCCGCCACTCATGATAAGAATGCCAAGGTTCGCGGTCAAATCAAATCCATCACCGACTTCGGTGTATTTATCGGACTGCCTGGAAATATCGATGGTCTTGTCCATTTATCTGACTTATCCTGGCATCAGCCTGGCGAGGAAGCCGTGCTCAATTATAAAAAAGGTGATGAAGTCGAAGCCATGATTTTATCGATCGATGTCGAGCGCGAACGCATTTCATTGGGCATCAAACAAATGGAAGGCGATCCTTTCACCAGCTTCGTTGCCGAAAACGATAAAAACAGCATCGTTACGGGCACGGTAAAATCAATTGATCCTAAAGGCGCTGTCATAGCACTCACTAATGATATCGAGGGATATTTGCGCGCATCCGAAGTCTCGCGTGATCGGGTTGAAGATATTCGCACTTTCCTGAAAGAAGGCGACACGGTCGAAACCATGATCATCAATGTAGATCGCAAAAACCGAACCATTAATCTTTCGATTAAAGCGAAAGATAAATCAGATGAGTCAAGCGCCATGCAAAAAATTAAAGCTCCGGCTAATGCAGGCACAACCAGTCTGGGCGCTTTACTGAAAGCAAAAATGGATAGTAAAAACACTGAGCAATAA